In Leopardus geoffroyi isolate Oge1 chromosome D1, O.geoffroyi_Oge1_pat1.0, whole genome shotgun sequence, a single window of DNA contains:
- the TKFC gene encoding triokinase/FMN cyclase isoform X1: MTSKKLVNTVAGCADDALAGLVACNPNLHLLQGHRVALRSDLDSLKGRVALLSGGGSGHEPAHAGFVGKGMLTGVIAGAVFTSPAVGSILAAIRAVAQAGTVGTLLIVKNYTGDRLNFGLAREQARAEGIPVEMVVIGDDSAFTVLKKAGRRGLCGTVLIHKVAGALAEAGVGLEEITNRVSVVAKAMGTLGVSLSSCSVPGSRPTFELSPDEVELGLGIHGEAGVRRIKMASADEIVTLMLDHMTNSSNVSHVPVQSGSSVVLMVNNLGGLSFLELGIMADAAVRSLEGRGVKIARALVGTFMSALEMPGISLTLLLVDEPLLKLIDAETTASAWPNVAKVSVTGRKRSRAAPAEPLEVPDSTATGGLASRQTVLVLERVCATLLGLEEHLNALDRAAGDGDCGTTHSRAARAIQGWLKEGPPPASPAQLLSKLSLLLLEKMGGSSGALYGLFLTAAAQPLKAKTDLPAWSAAMDAGLEAMQKYGKAAPGDRTMLDSLWAAGQELQAWKSPGANLFHVLTKAVQSAEAAAEATKTMEAGAGRASYISSARLDQPDPGAVATAAILRAILEALQPEGV, translated from the exons ATG ACATCCAAGAAGCTGGTGAACACGGTGGCAGGCTGTGCCGACGATGCCCTTGCTGGCCTGGTGGCCTGCAACCCCAACCTGCATCTCTTGCAGGGCCACCGCGTGGCCCTCCGTTCTGACCTGGACAGCCTCAAGGGCCGCGTGGCACTGCTGTCAGGTGGGGGCTCCGGCCATGAGCCTGCCCATGCCG GTTTCGTAGGGAAGGGGATGCTGACAGGGGTCATCGCAGGAGCCGTGTTCACCTCCCCGGCGGTGGGCAGCATCCTGGCAGCCATCAGGGCAGTGGCCCAGGCAGGCACAG TGGGGACCCTCCTCATCGTGAAGAACTACACTGGGGATCGGCTCAACTTCGGCCTGGCCCGGGAGCAGGCCCGGGCTGAGGGCATCCCCGTGGAGATGGTGGTCATCGGGGATGACAGCGCCTTCACCGTCCTGaagaaggcaggcaggcgggGACTCTGCGGCACAGTGCTCATACACAAG GTGGCAGGTGCCCTGGCTGAGGCAGGTGTAGGGCTGGAGGAAATCACAAATCGGGTGAGCGTGGTTGCCAAGGCCATGG GAACCCTGGGAGTGAGCTTGTCCTCCTGCAGCGTCCCTGGCTCCAGACCCACCTTTGAGCTCTCACCGGACGAGGTGGAGCTAGGCCTGG GGATCCACGGGGAAGCTGGCGTGCGCCGGATAAAG ATGGCATCCGCCGACGAGATCGTGACACTCATGCTCGACCACATGACGAACTCCTCCAACGTGTCCCATGTGCCCGTGCAGTCTG GCTCCTCAGTGGTGCTGATGGTCAACAACCTGGGTGGCTTGTCATTCCTGGAACTGGGCATCATGGCCGACGCGGCTGTCCGCTCTCTGG AGGGCCGCGGGGTGAAGATCGCCCGTGCCCTAGTGGGCACCTTCATGTCCGCCCTGGAGATGCCTGGCATTTCTCTCACCCTTCTGCTGGTGGATGAGCCTCTCCTGAAACTGATCG ATGCTGAAACCACCGCATCAGCCTGGCCCAACGTGGCCAAGGTCTCCGTGACTGGGCGGAAGCGGAGCCGGGCAGCCCCTGCTGAGCCTCTGGAGGTCCCCGATTCCACTGCCACAGGAG GCTTAGCCTCGAGGCAGACGGTGCTTGTGCTGGAACGGGTGTGTGCCACCCTCCTGGGCCTGGAGGAACATCTGAATGCCCTGGATCGAGCTGCCGGTGACGGGGATTGTGGCACCACCCATAGCCGTGCTGCCAGAG CAATCCAAGGGTGGCTGAAGGAGGGTCCACCCCCTGCCAGCCCTGCCCAGCTACTCTCCAAACTGTCTCTCCTGCTGCTAGAGAAGATGGGAGGCTCCTCTGGGGCG CTCTATGGCCTGTTCCTGACTGCGGCGGCCCAGCCACTCAAGGCCAAGACAGACCTGCCAGCCTGGTCTGCTGCCATGGATGCCGGCCTGGAGGCCATGCAGAA GTACGGGAAGGCTGCTCCAGGGGACAGGACTATG CTGGACTCCCTGTGGGCAGCAGGACAGGAGCTCCAAGCCTGGAAGAGCCCAGGGGCCAATCTGTTCCATGTTTTGACGAAAGCAGTCCAG AGTGCGGAGGCTGCAGCCGAGGCCACCAAGACTATGGAAGCGGGAGCCGGGAGAGCCAGTTACATCAGCTCTGCGCGGCTGGATCAGCCGGACCCTGGGGCAGTGGCCACGGCCGCCATTCTCCGGGCCATCCTGGAGGCCCTGCAGCCGGAGGGTGTGTGA
- the TKFC gene encoding triokinase/FMN cyclase isoform X2 codes for MLTGVIAGAVFTSPAVGSILAAIRAVAQAGTVGTLLIVKNYTGDRLNFGLAREQARAEGIPVEMVVIGDDSAFTVLKKAGRRGLCGTVLIHKVAGALAEAGVGLEEITNRVSVVAKAMGTLGVSLSSCSVPGSRPTFELSPDEVELGLGIHGEAGVRRIKMASADEIVTLMLDHMTNSSNVSHVPVQSGSSVVLMVNNLGGLSFLELGIMADAAVRSLEGRGVKIARALVGTFMSALEMPGISLTLLLVDEPLLKLIDAETTASAWPNVAKVSVTGRKRSRAAPAEPLEVPDSTATGGLASRQTVLVLERVCATLLGLEEHLNALDRAAGDGDCGTTHSRAARAIQGWLKEGPPPASPAQLLSKLSLLLLEKMGGSSGALYGLFLTAAAQPLKAKTDLPAWSAAMDAGLEAMQKYGKAAPGDRTMLDSLWAAGQELQAWKSPGANLFHVLTKAVQSAEAAAEATKTMEAGAGRASYISSARLDQPDPGAVATAAILRAILEALQPEGV; via the exons ATGCTGACAGGGGTCATCGCAGGAGCCGTGTTCACCTCCCCGGCGGTGGGCAGCATCCTGGCAGCCATCAGGGCAGTGGCCCAGGCAGGCACAG TGGGGACCCTCCTCATCGTGAAGAACTACACTGGGGATCGGCTCAACTTCGGCCTGGCCCGGGAGCAGGCCCGGGCTGAGGGCATCCCCGTGGAGATGGTGGTCATCGGGGATGACAGCGCCTTCACCGTCCTGaagaaggcaggcaggcgggGACTCTGCGGCACAGTGCTCATACACAAG GTGGCAGGTGCCCTGGCTGAGGCAGGTGTAGGGCTGGAGGAAATCACAAATCGGGTGAGCGTGGTTGCCAAGGCCATGG GAACCCTGGGAGTGAGCTTGTCCTCCTGCAGCGTCCCTGGCTCCAGACCCACCTTTGAGCTCTCACCGGACGAGGTGGAGCTAGGCCTGG GGATCCACGGGGAAGCTGGCGTGCGCCGGATAAAG ATGGCATCCGCCGACGAGATCGTGACACTCATGCTCGACCACATGACGAACTCCTCCAACGTGTCCCATGTGCCCGTGCAGTCTG GCTCCTCAGTGGTGCTGATGGTCAACAACCTGGGTGGCTTGTCATTCCTGGAACTGGGCATCATGGCCGACGCGGCTGTCCGCTCTCTGG AGGGCCGCGGGGTGAAGATCGCCCGTGCCCTAGTGGGCACCTTCATGTCCGCCCTGGAGATGCCTGGCATTTCTCTCACCCTTCTGCTGGTGGATGAGCCTCTCCTGAAACTGATCG ATGCTGAAACCACCGCATCAGCCTGGCCCAACGTGGCCAAGGTCTCCGTGACTGGGCGGAAGCGGAGCCGGGCAGCCCCTGCTGAGCCTCTGGAGGTCCCCGATTCCACTGCCACAGGAG GCTTAGCCTCGAGGCAGACGGTGCTTGTGCTGGAACGGGTGTGTGCCACCCTCCTGGGCCTGGAGGAACATCTGAATGCCCTGGATCGAGCTGCCGGTGACGGGGATTGTGGCACCACCCATAGCCGTGCTGCCAGAG CAATCCAAGGGTGGCTGAAGGAGGGTCCACCCCCTGCCAGCCCTGCCCAGCTACTCTCCAAACTGTCTCTCCTGCTGCTAGAGAAGATGGGAGGCTCCTCTGGGGCG CTCTATGGCCTGTTCCTGACTGCGGCGGCCCAGCCACTCAAGGCCAAGACAGACCTGCCAGCCTGGTCTGCTGCCATGGATGCCGGCCTGGAGGCCATGCAGAA GTACGGGAAGGCTGCTCCAGGGGACAGGACTATG CTGGACTCCCTGTGGGCAGCAGGACAGGAGCTCCAAGCCTGGAAGAGCCCAGGGGCCAATCTGTTCCATGTTTTGACGAAAGCAGTCCAG AGTGCGGAGGCTGCAGCCGAGGCCACCAAGACTATGGAAGCGGGAGCCGGGAGAGCCAGTTACATCAGCTCTGCGCGGCTGGATCAGCCGGACCCTGGGGCAGTGGCCACGGCCGCCATTCTCCGGGCCATCCTGGAGGCCCTGCAGCCGGAGGGTGTGTGA